Genomic DNA from Thermodesulfobacteriota bacterium:
CTCAATTGATAGCCCCCTGCCACCTCGACCAACTCCAGGCCCCGATCCTCTGCCTCGCACCCCTTCTTGATCTCCATCAGGCCTTGGAGGATCGCCTCCTCGTTCCACTCCGGAAGAAGTTTGGAGAGGGTATCGAGGGCGATGGGGGAATCGGAAACGAAGAGGAAGGCTTCGAGAATCGGTCGGATATCGGTTCCGTTCATCTCCGGATCTCACCTCGGTTCATGAAGCTCGACCCTCTCGCCCGTGGTGATGGAAGAGATGGCGTGTTTATAAATCAACTCGTCCCCTTTCCCCCGGAGGATGAGGCAGAAGTTGTCGAATCCGTAGATGATTCCCTCCAGCTTCCTCCCTGTGGTCAGCTCGATGACCACCTGCGTTCGGTCCCGACGTATTTTGTTGAGAAACTGATCCTGGACATTGATCTGGTTTTTCGTCGTCACGGTCGTTCCCCCTCCCTCAAAAAAGCTTTCACCTCTTCGAAAATTCGCTTCCCCTCGGCAGAAGCATCCCGCCAGACCATCTCGGGATCGTGTCCGAACCAGGTCCACTGCCTCCTGGCATAGTGGCGGGTCTCCCGTTTCATCTGGTCGACGGCCTCCTCCCACGTCAGCTCTTTTAAAAGGAACTGGACCATCTGTTTATAACCCAGACCCTTCATGGGCTTCAATTCAGGCCCGTAGCCCCTCTTCAATAGCCCCTCGACCTCCTCGAGCAGTCCCAGTGCGATCATCCGGTCCACGCGCTGCTCGATCCGTCGGTAGAGTTCCTTCCGTTCCATCCATAGGCCGATCTTCAAGGTCTTATAGGGTCGGTCACCGAAACGGTGTTGCTTCCAATACCATGAGATCGGGATGCCGGTCGTCTCATAAACCTCCAGGGCCCTCACGGTTCGGATAAGGTCGTTGGGATGGATTTGAGAGGCCGCCTCCGGGTCCACGACTTGTAATCTTTGATAGAGGGTGGCCCTCCCCTTCTCCATCGCCTCCTGCCTCAACCTCTCCCTGAGAAGGGGATCGGTCTTGGGACTGGCAAAGAGCCCCTGTGTGAGGGCCCGCAAGTAGAGACCTGTTCCACCGACGACAAAGATCGGGGTCCCCTTCCTGTGGAGATCGTCGATGACCTTCCTTCCGAGCCTCCGATAGAGCTCCGCATGAAAGGGCTGATCCGGAGTCACCAGATCGAGCAGGTGGTGGGGGATCCCCCGCCTCTCCTCCAGCGTCGGTTTGGCCGTGCCAATATCCATATACCGGTAGACCTGCATGGAATCGGCATTGAGGATCTCTCCGCCGAAGGTCTCAGCCAGCTCGATCGCCAGCTTTGACTTTCCGACTCCCGTGGGCCCGGCGAGGATGACTACCCGAGGTCTCGTTTCGACCTGATCGTCGGCCATACGGAGTCGATTGTAATGAATTCTACGGGCCACTGCAACCGGCCGGGGTCCTTGAAATGGGGCCTCGATTTCATTACATTGGTGGGGGTATCTTGAACCACAATTTTTCTTGACCATGAGGGACGTCCGCGATCCATGGTCGGGAGGAGGCGACCATGTCATCCCAGCCGGTGACCCCTTCGAAAAACCACCCCGAACTCAGAAGCCTCTACCAGGTCTCCCAGCTCTCTCCCACCCTGCCGCCGAAGGACTATTTCCATCGGACGATGTCCATCCTCACCCAATTCTTTCCGGTGGGATATGCAGCCCTCATCCTCAGGGACGAGAAGAGAGGCGATCTTGAGGTGGAGGCCCTTTACGGAACGGCCATGGCGGATCATCCCCTTCAAGGGTCTGGGGGGAGGGGGATCGTTGGCGAGGTCATCGAGTCCCGGTCCCCCAGGGTCATTCAGGGGGACCTTCATGGGAGAGA
This window encodes:
- the hfq gene encoding RNA chaperone Hfq, with the translated sequence MTTKNQINVQDQFLNKIRRDRTQVVIELTTGRKLEGIIYGFDNFCLILRGKGDELIYKHAISSITTGERVELHEPR
- the miaA gene encoding tRNA (adenosine(37)-N6)-dimethylallyltransferase MiaA, whose protein sequence is MADDQVETRPRVVILAGPTGVGKSKLAIELAETFGGEILNADSMQVYRYMDIGTAKPTLEERRGIPHHLLDLVTPDQPFHAELYRRLGRKVIDDLHRKGTPIFVVGGTGLYLRALTQGLFASPKTDPLLRERLRQEAMEKGRATLYQRLQVVDPEAASQIHPNDLIRTVRALEVYETTGIPISWYWKQHRFGDRPYKTLKIGLWMERKELYRRIEQRVDRMIALGLLEEVEGLLKRGYGPELKPMKGLGYKQMVQFLLKELTWEEAVDQMKRETRHYARRQWTWFGHDPEMVWRDASAEGKRIFEEVKAFLREGERP